In the genome of Natronomonas salina, the window TCGCCGTCAGCATCGCCATCACGCGGTTGTACCAGGGGACGTTGATGCCGGCGACGCGGGCGGCCGTCTCGTCGAAGGTGACGTAGAGCAGTTGCTTGTACGTGACCGCGACGACGCCGACGATGACGGCGAACAGCACCAGCAGGATGGTGGCGTTCTCCCGGGAGACCGTCGAGAGGTTCCCGAAGAGGTACTGGTTGACGCCGACCGCGAGGCCGCCGGCGTTGAGGCTGATGAGGACCGCCCCGAGGGCGAACCCCGTCGAGAGGACGATGGCCATCGAGACGTCGTTGTAGGCGTCGGTCACCTCCGAGATGAGCTCGATGCAGAGGGCGGCGAGCATCGCGACGACGACGGCGGAGACGTACGGCGACACCCCGACGTCGAAGACGGCGTTGACGAACAGGCCGACGGCGACGCCGGCGAAGGCGGTGTGGGCCAGGGCGTCGCCGATGAGCGCGAGCTGCCGGTGGACGAGGAACGTCCCGATGAGCGGCGCCATCACGCCGATGAGGATGCCGACGAGGAGCGCCCGGTGCATGAACGAGTACTCGAGCATGCCGATCCCGAGGGCGTCGCCGAGCAGCGCCAGCAGGTCGCTCCAGCGGTCGAGCAGCCAGCCGGTGCCGGCCACCTGCCCGGGCGGCGCCGTCGCGGACGCCGCGGCGGTCATCGCGTCACCTCCGCGCCGGGCCGAAGCGTCGTTCCGTACGCCCGCTCCAGGGCGTCGGTCTCGACGAACGCCGCCGGTTCCCCGTCGAAGTAGAGCTCGCGGTTCAGACAGAGCACCCGCGAGGCGTGGTCGAGCACCGCGCCGATGTCGTGCTCGACGAGCAGGATCGTCATGCCGTCGTCGTTGAGCTCGCCGAGCAACTCGAAGAATGCCTCGACGGACTCGGCGTCGACGCCGACGGTCGGCTCGTCGAGGACGAGGAGTTCGGCCTCCGCGGCCAGGGCGCGGGCGATGTACGCCCGCTGGCGCTGGCCGCCGGAGAGCTTCGTCACCTGGCGGTCCGCGAGGTGCTCGATGCCGACCGTCCGGAGCGCCTCCCGGGCGAGCCGGCGGTCCTCGCCGCCGATGCGGCCGAAGCCGGCGTGGGGGAACCGACCCATCAGGACGACCTCGGCGACGGTGATCGGCATCTCCTTCGTGTTCTCGGTGACGTCCTGGGCGACGTAGCCGACGCG includes:
- a CDS encoding metal ABC transporter permease, whose translation is MTAAASATAPPGQVAGTGWLLDRWSDLLALLGDALGIGMLEYSFMHRALLVGILIGVMAPLIGTFLVHRQLALIGDALAHTAFAGVAVGLFVNAVFDVGVSPYVSAVVVAMLAALCIELISEVTDAYNDVSMAIVLSTGFALGAVLISLNAGGLAVGVNQYLFGNLSTVSRENATILLVLFAVIVGVVAVTYKQLLYVTFDETAARVAGINVPWYNRVMAMLTAMVVVGAMQIMGVILVAAMLVVPVAGAAQLARGFKGALLASVVLAELAVLVGITLSYQYETTAGGTIVLVAVGIYIVAVLAGKVRTRRERPAAGERPD
- a CDS encoding metal ABC transporter ATP-binding protein — its product is MTGDSPLVAVEDATFGYAAAPVVEGVSFAVEPGEYVGIVGPNGSGKSTLLKLLLGLLEPDRGAVELFGAPARAFEGRERVGYVAQDVTENTKEMPITVAEVVLMGRFPHAGFGRIGGEDRRLAREALRTVGIEHLADRQVTKLSGGQRQRAYIARALAAEAELLVLDEPTVGVDAESVEAFFELLGELNDDGMTILLVEHDIGAVLDHASRVLCLNRELYFDGEPAAFVETDALERAYGTTLRPGAEVTR